The following are encoded in a window of Lates calcarifer isolate ASB-BC8 linkage group LG20, TLL_Latcal_v3, whole genome shotgun sequence genomic DNA:
- the si:ch1073-15f19.2 gene encoding T-cell surface protein tactile → MSLGSSNMAGTALGTALSLLLHASIIQGLQDAKMVEAVEGQNVTLPCVVKSLPNLKIVSYEWSKKGKENIKMALYSYGHGVHLFWHNVTIQIQNNDTDHLKSSHLHLPAVKTWDSGIYICDITTFPHGSIRRETELKIKEGIKVMCDANSTVDVYSGENVTIQCNTYADAQFRWTKNKTLVSEDESLKLCSVTDAQSGVYTLTVSTGTESLHREFTITVLTATTSLRTDFTTVLPQTYVTEEDLTEPTSSLTTSLTTGLSTTDTNVTWTMSSGTSVTDDNPNLSNVTITHGEHATSGTNYTHQSVTSSPATHTDPDHLLNSTTLSYSSTVFRSTQEGDRTKNESTPHTANPEDIISVRPQESGTLGNITQKYEIPGINSTLRTGSGVVAKDTARSHLVVLIIIPTMVLIVVAGFLYRRHLIKKRMALPPPFKPPPPPVKYTAARHQEISTQPFPTSRCNSVQYV, encoded by the exons ATGAGTTTGGGGAGCTCAAACATGGCTGGAACAGCTCTGGGAACggccctctctctcctcctccatgccTCTATTATACAAG GGCTCCAGGATGCTAAGATGGTAGAAGCAGTGGAGGGCCAGAATGTTACCTTACCTTGTGTTGTAAAAAGCCTTCCTAATCTCAAGATTGTCAGCTATGAATGGAgtaagaaaggaaaagaaaacataaagatGGCTCTGTATAGCTATGGTCATGGAGTCCATCTGTTTTGGCATAATGTCACCATACAGATTCAGAACAATGACACAGATCATTTGAAGAGCTCCCATCTACACCTTCCTGCTGTGAAGACATGGGACAGTGGCATCTATATTTGTGACATTACAACTTTTCCTCATGGCTCCATCAGGAGGGAGACGGAGCTAAAGATCAAAG AGGGTATTAAAGTAATGTGTGATGCAAATAGCACTGTTGACGTCTATAGTGGAGAAAATGTGACCATTCAGTGCAACACCTACGCCGATGCACAGTTCAGGTGGACCAAG AACAAGACGCTGGTGTCTGAGGATGAGTCCCTGAAGCTTTGTTCGGTGACCGATGCTCAGTCAGGGGTTTATACACTGACTGTCAGCACAGGAACTGAAAGTCTGCATAGAGAGTTTACCATCACAGTGCTAACAGCAACCACAAGTTTAAGGACAG ATTTCACAACAGTGTTACCGCAGACTTACGTAACTGAAGAGGATTTGACGGAACCTACCAGCAGCCTAACCACATCACTGACCACTGGCCTTTCAACCACTGACACCAACGTCACTTGGACCATGAGTTCGGGTACCAGTGTGACAGACGATAATCCAAACCTCAGCAATGTTACGATCACACATGGAGAGCATGCAACCTCTGGGACAAATTATACGCATCAAAGTGTCACATCATCtcctgccacacacactgaccctgATCATTTACTCAACTCTACTACATTAAgttacagcagcacagtgttcAGATCAACACAGGAAGGTGATAGAACGAAGAATGAGTCCACACCGCATACAGCGAACCCAGAGGACATCATCTCTGTCAGGCCACAGGAATCAGGCACCTTGGGAAACATTACACAAAAGTATGAAATTCCTGGCATAAACTCAACACTGAGGACTGGAAGTGGAGTTGTAGCCAAAG ATACTGCACGGAGTCATCTGGTGGTGTTAATCATCATTCCAACAATGGTATTGATCGTTGTGGCTGGCTTTCTCTACAGAAGACACCTTATAAAAAAGAG GATGGCTCTGCCGCCTCCGTTcaaaccccctcctcctccagtcaaGTATACAGCTGCAAGACACCAGGAGATTTCAACACAGCCTTTCCCGACCTCAAGGTGTAACTCTGTACAATATGTGTAG
- the LOC108894056 gene encoding serine/threonine-protein kinase pim-2, with translation MDKEPAKRIKTHRCLARRRDQERSGSTTQQSTASAMDGRMRSTKREASPVKNTQSKKTKVSRMTEPCSNSEEDSSVRGKKRKDRDNGDAPSKKTKKQKGGLLNQYNRESTSSSVETDRESSSNPLEGCSTALEHVNKRSSKRKAAADADGQTRKTKRSLDLKESKNNTQEETKKETKEESLFRARRAQFEAKYTEQNQLGEGGCGSVFAGYRNADNLPVAIKHIPNDKVLCKEVDHNGRQLSVEVAVMLKLAAKNNGSVGTSAPVSLLDWYDLGKELILVQERPVPCEDLLQYIEDNGGSLQEDEAKIILKQLVYAATELQEMKIFHRDIKVENILIETDSEVPRVRLIDFGLSCFFKKRSLYRVFYGTPAHIPPEFYSRKTYWAGPTTVWQVGVVLFEMLHRNTQFETPRFLRDELKISNTLSEDCQDFLQMCLTKVPEERATLEQLLLHPWLR, from the exons ATGGACAAAGAACCCGCAAAAAGGATTAAGACTCACCGCTGTCTGGCTCGAAGGAGAGATCAAG AGCGCAGTGGCAGCACCACACAACAAAGTACAGCATCTGCAATGGATGGCAGGATGAGGAGTACTAAAAGGGAGGCCAGTCCTGTAAAGAATACCCAAAGCAAAAAGACAAAGGTCTCTAGGATGACTGAACCCTGTAGCAACTCTGAGGAGGACAGCAGtgtgagaggaaagaagaggaaagacaggGACAATGGAGATGCACcatcaaaaaagacaaagaaacagaaggGAGGACTTCTTAACCAGTACAACAGAGAGTCAACTTCctcctcagtggaaactgatAGAG AGAGCAGCAGCAACCCTCTGGAAGGCTGCAGTACAGCCTTGGAGCATGTGAACAAGAGAAGCAGTAAGAGGAAGGCCGCCGCTGATGCAGACGGACAGACAAGGAAGACGAAGAGGAGCCTGGATCTGAAAGAGTCCAAAAACAATACTCAAGAGGAGACTAAGAAGGAGACCAAAGAGGAGTCATTATTCAGGGCCCGTAGAG CTCAATTTGAGGCCAAATACACAGAGCAGAATCAGCTCGGTGAAGGAGGGTGTGGATCTGTGTTTGCTGGATATCGTAATGCAGATAATTTACCA GTTGCTATCAAACACATCCCAAACGACAAAGTGTTGTGCAAAGAAGTG GACCACAATGGGAGGCAGCTCTCAGTGGAAGTGGCCGTCATGTTGAAACTTGCCGCTAAAAACAATGGATCAGTGGGGACGTCAGCACCCGTGTCTCTTCTGGACTGGTACGACCTGGGCAAGGAGCTGATCCTGGTGCAGGAGAGACCAGTTCCCTGCGAGGACCTCCTCCAGTACATAGAAGATAATGGAGGCTCACTACAGGAGGATGAGGCAAAG ATCATACTGAAGCAGCTGGTTTATGCAGCAACAGAattacaggaaatgaaaatCTTTCACCGGGACATCAAGGTGGAAAACATCCTCATTGAGACCGACTCAGAGGTCCCTCGTGTTCGCCTCATTGACTTTGGCCTGAGCTGTTTCTTCAAGAAAAGATCACTGTATCGTGTTTTCTATG GTACACCTGCTCACATCCCTCCAGAGTTTTACAGTCGTAAGACGTACTGGGCTGGCCCAACAACGGTGTGGCAGGTGGGTGTGGTCCTCTTTGAGAtgctccacagaaacacacagtttgagACCCCAAGGTTCCTCAGAGATGAGCTGAAAATCAGCAATACCCTGTCTGAag atTGCCAGGATTTCTTGCAAATGTGTTTGACAAAAGTCCCCGAGGAGCGTGCTACTCTGGAGCAGCTCCTGCTTCACCCATGGCTCAGATAA
- the LOC108894057 gene encoding uncharacterized protein LOC108894057: MDKYDCHIELIGLVLLFLGLLFSMCLNVIFCIRRRTTLCRDKNDCCYPHIYREEGPSQDEGHYFHDLNHHEQQENLHNHHEQQENPIYGNISTDRRGSVEVCYEAMTTQHTRDRLKPLEPDLNYASLDLKVAKKRKKQKHRHQQDQTHGRSTRQDQQPAHPTPPMNSFLEVEGDMEAHLPSRDTSTMVSHSSIYQNSQQIAQETEEMERERGMNVEGESMGWEGIRRWEDRGSREWRAEQESEERKERQIGVGNGAVCTQLSEVQAIQSDTDHFISSFSHDTDQHD, encoded by the exons ATGGATAAATATG acTGCCACATTGAGCTGATAGGTCTGGTGCTGTTATTCCTGGGCTTGTTGTTCTCTATGTGCCTCAATGTCATCTTCTGCATCAGACGGAGAACCACTTTGTGCAGAG acaaaaatgaCTGCTGTTACCCACATATTTACAGAGAAGAAGG CCCCTCACAGGATGAAGGCCATTATTTTCATGACCTCAATCATCATGAGCAGCAGGAAAATCTACACAATCATCATGAGCAACAGGAAAATCCAATCTATGGCAAcatcagcacagacagaagAG GTTCTGTCGAGGTTTGCTATGAGGCGATGACCACGCAACACACACGAGATCGTTTGAAG CCTTTAGAGCCTGACCTGAATTATGCCTCGTTGGATCTGAAGGTGGCAAAGAAACGCAAGAAGCAGAAGCATCGCCATCAGCAAGACCAGACTCATGGGCGAAGCACCCGTCAGGATCAGCAGCCAGCTCACCCAACACCCCCCATGAATTCTTTCTTGGAAGTGGAGGGAGACATGGAGGCCCACCTTCCTTCCAGAGACACCAGCACCATGGTCTCACACAGCAGCATCTACCAGAACAGTCAACAGATAGCccaagagacagaggagatggagagagaaaggggcATGAACGTGGAGGGGGAGAGCATGGGGTGGGAGGGTATAAGAAGGTGGGAGGACAGGGGGAGTAGAGAATGGAGAGCAGAGCAAGAgagtgaggaaagaaaagaaagacagatagGTGTTGGTAATGGAGCTGTATGTACACAGCTCTCAGAGGTACAGGCTATTCAGAGTGACACAGATCATTTCATCAGCAGCTTTAGCCATGATACTGACCAACATGATTAG